From Ramlibacter tataouinensis, the proteins below share one genomic window:
- the oxc gene encoding oxalyl-CoA decarboxylase, producing the protein MNTDTPTQETTDGFHLLINALKLNGLDTLFALPGIPITDFLRMAQAEGLRVISFRHEQNAGNAAAAAGFLTQKPGVCFTVSAPGFLNGLTALANATTNCFPMILVSGSSEREIVDLQQGDYEEMDQLAIAKPLCKAAFRVLHAEDIGVGIARAIRAAVSGRPGGVYLDLPAKVFAQSVPAELGKRSLIKVVDPAPRQLPAPEAVRRAVDALRVARKPLVILGKGAAYAQADAEIRRFVETTGIPYLPMSMAKGLLPDNHPQSASAARSYVLAEADVVMLVGARLNWLLSHGKGKTWGAAGPKEHADRQFIQVDISPTEADSNVAIDAPVVGDIGSCIAAMNAAIGAGWKKPPAEWTGAIAERKDKNLSKMAETLAKDPSPMNFQSALSVIRDQIKAHPDAILVNEGANALDFTRSIVDMYEPRKRLDVGTWGIMGIGMGFAVAAAVTTGKPVIAVEGDSAFGFSGMEVETICRYNLPVCVVVMNNNGVYGGTDQNPRGGDAAPTVFVKDARYEMLMQAFGGVGVRAATKAELARALDEAVAFGKPTLINAIIDETAGTESGRITSLNPSAARKK; encoded by the coding sequence ATGAACACGGACACCCCCACCCAGGAGACCACGGACGGTTTCCACTTGCTGATCAATGCGCTGAAACTCAACGGCCTGGACACGCTCTTCGCCCTGCCCGGCATTCCGATCACCGACTTTCTTCGCATGGCGCAGGCCGAGGGGCTGCGGGTCATCTCGTTCCGCCATGAACAGAACGCCGGCAACGCCGCGGCGGCGGCCGGCTTCCTCACGCAAAAGCCCGGCGTGTGCTTCACCGTGTCGGCGCCCGGATTCCTCAACGGCCTGACCGCGCTCGCGAACGCGACGACGAACTGCTTCCCGATGATCCTGGTGTCCGGCTCCAGCGAACGCGAGATCGTCGACCTGCAGCAAGGCGACTACGAGGAGATGGACCAGCTGGCGATCGCCAAGCCGTTGTGCAAGGCGGCCTTCCGCGTGCTGCATGCGGAAGACATCGGCGTGGGCATCGCGCGCGCCATCCGCGCCGCGGTGTCCGGCCGCCCCGGCGGTGTCTACCTCGACCTGCCGGCCAAGGTGTTCGCGCAATCGGTGCCGGCCGAACTGGGCAAGCGCTCCCTGATCAAGGTGGTCGACCCCGCGCCCAGGCAGCTCCCGGCGCCCGAGGCGGTGCGGCGCGCAGTCGACGCGCTGCGTGTCGCCAGGAAGCCGCTGGTGATTCTCGGCAAGGGCGCGGCCTATGCGCAGGCTGACGCCGAGATCCGCCGCTTCGTCGAAACGACCGGCATCCCCTACCTGCCGATGTCCATGGCCAAGGGGCTGCTGCCGGACAACCATCCGCAGTCGGCCTCGGCCGCCCGCTCCTACGTGCTGGCCGAAGCGGATGTCGTCATGCTGGTCGGCGCCCGGCTGAACTGGCTGCTGTCGCACGGCAAGGGCAAGACCTGGGGCGCGGCGGGCCCGAAGGAGCACGCCGACCGGCAGTTCATCCAGGTCGACATCTCTCCGACCGAAGCCGACAGCAACGTCGCAATCGATGCACCGGTGGTGGGCGACATCGGCTCATGCATCGCGGCGATGAATGCGGCGATCGGCGCCGGCTGGAAGAAGCCGCCGGCCGAGTGGACCGGCGCGATCGCCGAGCGCAAGGACAAGAACCTCTCGAAGATGGCCGAGACCCTCGCCAAGGATCCCTCGCCGATGAACTTCCAGAGCGCCCTGAGCGTGATCCGCGACCAGATCAAGGCGCATCCCGACGCGATCCTGGTGAACGAAGGCGCGAACGCGCTCGACTTCACGCGCAGCATCGTCGACATGTACGAGCCGCGCAAGCGCCTGGACGTGGGCACCTGGGGCATCATGGGCATCGGCATGGGCTTCGCGGTGGCCGCCGCGGTCACCACCGGCAAGCCCGTCATCGCCGTCGAGGGCGACAGCGCGTTCGGCTTCTCCGGCATGGAAGTCGAGACGATCTGCCGCTACAACCTGCCGGTGTGCGTGGTGGTGATGAACAACAACGGCGTCTACGGCGGAACCGACCAGAACCCGCGCGGCGGCGACGCCGCCCCGACGGTGTTCGTGAAGGACGCGCGCTACGAGATGCTGATGCAGGCCTTCGGCGGCGTCGGCGTGCGGGCGGCGACGAAGGCCGAGCTGGC